The Drosophila biarmipes strain raj3 chromosome X, RU_DBia_V1.1, whole genome shotgun sequence genome includes the window TTCCCTATCCTGGTCCGCCGACTCTCCACATGCTGGTCCAGAATGGCCAACCACTTGCGCCGCTCGATTTCGTAGCGGTCGGACTCGTTGGGCGCCAGTTTTAGGCGGACGTGGTAGTCGATGGTCTGCTCCACGGTCAAGTGCTTGTTGAGTCCGTGCTCGTCGAACCGGAAGTCAACCATGCGGCGGGTTTCCCCTATATCGGGGAGTAGGTATTAGACGGCAAAAAATCTATGTGTCTTATTTCCCTACCATAGGGCTGAAAGGGCTTCCCCAGAATGGACACACTGCCGCGGAGAGGGAACTTGAGGCCGGCCAGGACTCGAAGAAGCGTGAGTTTTCCGGAACCAATGTGGCCCAGGATCACGTAGACCTCGCCACGGTAAATGCGCATGGATATGTTCTTCAGGATTTTGCGTTCCGAGTCGCGGTGGGTGGTGCTGACGTGGCGCAGTCGCATCACCTCCTCGCTGCCCACATCTCCGAACTCGAAGTTCTGGAAACTGGGGGCTCTGCCCAAGTACATGATGGTGGCATCCGAGTCCTTCTGCTTCCGGGGCCTGTTGTTCACTATCCGGCGACTGAGGAAGGTGCCCGGCATCCGCCACTGAACCGCCAACAAAATAAGCAGGTAAATCAAGGCCGAACTAATGGCCGACGTGAAGAGCACCACGAAGTCAATGGTTTGCACGCGATCCGGGTCGTCGATGCAGTTCCTGAACAGGCTCATGCTGAAGTGCATCTGGCAGTTGCAGAAGGCCACCAGGATGAAGAACACGTAGTACTTGTGGATGTCCCAGTAGCGCTCCAGTATTATGCAGAATGCCGCGTACATGAAGAGCCACAGGAGCAGGGCGAAGAGGACCGCGTTGGTGGGATTGGCGAATAGCTTGGCCACCACCATGCCGGTGATCACGATCTCCACGGTGTAGACCACGATGAAGCAGATGAAGCCTATCATTCCCTTGCCGGAGAACTCCCCGTCGCGGCCACCAAACGCCCAGAACAGCTAAGTGTGTCAGTGTAGTAATCTGGAAATGCAGCGGGCTAAGGTGGCAGCAGCTTACCAAAACCATTATTAGGAACAGTGCACCTAAGATAAGCATTCTCAGGAAGAGCACCATGAACTTAAAGCCCCATTGCAGGCCAAACGAGTAGCCATAATGCCACTGGTGCACCATATCACCGTCCTCCACCTGGGCAGCCACGTTCTGGGGAAGACGGCGAGAACTTGTCCATGTCATTCGAGTCCATTAATGAGGAGATCCCGAGGGCAACGAGTGTGGCAATGCGTAAACAGATATGTGATAGACGGGGGGGTTTCGGGCAAACTCACTCTGATAATATTCAGGAAGGGCAGCAGGTATATGAAGTTGTACAGGAACGTGGGCAGTCGGGCGATACTCATCACGGAGCACGGCTCGTCGGCGGCGTTCAGCAGGATGTTGTAGACCTCGACATTGGGCTCCGGGTAGGTGGTGATGAAGTCGTTGCGCAATCGGTGGTACCACTCCACAAAGATCTGGTGCTGCAGTTGCAGGAATCCCTCGCGAATGTACAGATCCTGCTGCTTGTAGTGCTTGGCCTGGTCCCGTCCGGGGTTAATGCGGCCCGAGCACCGGGTTATCCACAGACGATCCTCGGTGAGGAACGGAGCGATTGTGCGGAACTCGCTGGGAAAGCGGATCGAAATGGACAGCTTTAGGGGGGTGCCCCCACGACTGGCGCCATGGAAGACGATGCCCGCCAGGGTGGTCCGCTCGTCGAACTGGTCCTGCATCTCGGACTCGAGCCTGTAGCCCACGGTGGAGTTCAGTTCCAGCGTCTTGGCCACGCTCCTGGCCACGTCCATTGTGAACGGCGTTTTGGGTGTGTAGGCCAGGCTGTATTTGGTCTTCTCCCGCTTCGAGTCCGCCATTCGTCTGAGGAATGTAGTTGGTGATAAGTTTTGAGCTTGTAATGATCCTGGGAACTTTGGGCGTTTCGTATACCCACTTACGTTAGGATGTTTATGTCCTGAAGCTTGTGTGACACGATGCTCTGTTCACTCTCGCGCTCGTGGCTCGTGTAAAGCAGCCTCCTGGAGTGGGCAATGGGGTTGAGGAGGATCACCAGGACCATGATCAGCATAGTGATGATCTCGAACAGCGTCCGGCGCCACAAGTTTAGCTCGATCCGGATGTAGCGCTTGAACAACAGTCCCTTGGTGGCCGGCATTTTCGACTTTGATGTGTGCAAGAACAAAACCAAAGGAATATCGACTATGTGCAGACCTCTCACGCAAAATAGAGGGTGAAAAGGTGTAAAATTCAATGTTCGGCAGAGGATTTTGAAGctattatttggttttttgaaGCACCAAACAGTACTTTGTTTTCAAAGCACATGTTGATGGAGTCCGTCAACTTGTCGGGATCCTTTGACTGTTGAAGGGTGAATAATGAGCGTTCACACTTTCCCTCTTTTGTCCGCTACTGGTATTTGCACCGTATTTTCCATTAGGTTCATATTTGAAGCCAAATGtgcttttcaaaattataaaaatcacTTATAATAAACATTGAAAATATTCAAAGTTGTAGCGAccgttaaatatatttgaattcGATGTTGGCACATTAACGAAACAGTCAATGGTATCGAATATttggtatttggtattttatcGATCCGGGCGGTATTTTCGCCGACTTATCGATAGTTTGCACTGACTAGTATCGGCAACGGTCCATGTAAAATACGAAAAAGCGTTAGTGACAAGTATTTCGGAAAATTTAggcgattttaaaaataccaaagtGTGTTTTGGTATGTTTTCATCCCTGCCAGAAGCGGAGCAAAGTGCCGAGTCATAGGGAAACGCAAAATTAACTCGGAGTGTTTGCATGGTGGAGGAAACAACACGAACAAGATCAACTTAAAACGACAGAGGGGATACAGGCAAAATGACGGTCACGAATCGGGTACGTGGTGGCGGATTCTTCGGTTTGCGGCGCGGAAGGTCTGATTTGCTCTTTTCGCAGATGGAAATCGAGTCGGCCTACCAAAAGGGCGAGGGATTCCGGTCCTACTACATCCAGAAGATCGAGGAACTGCAGCTGATTGTGGCGGAGAAGCACCAGAATCTGAGGCGTCTGCAGGCCCAGCGAAACGAGCTCAATGCGAAAGGTAACTATACTTGGAATTGGTAACTATATGGAATTCGGGGGACAGATACCTTCGGGACATGCCAAGTTAGCCAATATGGAGAGGAACCGATCCTAACAGTCCTTTCCTTGCAGTTCGCATGCTGCGggaggagctgcagctgctgcaggaACAGGGCAGCTACGTGGGCGAGGTGGTGAAGCCCATGGACAAGAAGAAGGTGCTGGTCAAGGTGCACCCCGAGGGCAAGTTCGTCGTGGATCTGGACAAGAACATCGACATCAACGATGTGACCCCCAACTGCCGAGTGGCCCTGCGAAATGAGAGCTACACGCTGCACAAGATTCTGCCCAACAAGGTGGATCCCCTGGTCTCCCTGATGATGGTCGAGAAGGTGCCCGACTCCACATACGAAATGGTCGGCGGTCTGGACAAGCAGATTAAGGAGATCAAGGAGGTGATTGAGTTGCCCGTGAAGCACCCCGAGCTGTTCGATGCCTTGGGTATTGCACAGCCGAAGGGAGTGCTGCTCTACGGACCGCCGGGTACGGGCAAGACCCTACTGGCCAGGGCCGTCGCCCATCACACCGAGTGCACCTTCATCCGAGTCTCGGGCTCGGAGCTGGTCCAGAAGTTCATCGGCGAGGGCTCGCGCATGGTCCGAGAGCTCTTTGTGATGGCCCGCGAGCATGCACCTTCGATTATCTTCATGGACGAAATCGATTCCATCGGCTCGTCGCGCATCGAGTCCGGCTCCGGAGGCGACTCCGAGGTGCAGCGCACTATGCTGGAGCTGCTGAACCAACTGGACGGCTTTGAGGCCACCAAGAACATCAAGGTGATCATGGCCACCAACCGCATTGACATCCTGGATCCGGCCCTTCTGCGTCCCGGCCGCATTGACCGCAAGATCGAGTTCCCGCCACCGAACGAGGAGGCGCGTCTGGACATCTTGAAGATCCACTCGCGTAAGATGAACCTCACGCGTGGCATCAATCTGCGCAAGATCGCCGAGCTGATGCCGGGCGCCTCGGGTGCGGAGGTCAAGGGCGTCTGCACAGAGGCCGGCATGTATGCGCTGCGCGAGCGTCGTGTCCACGTCACCCAGGAGGACTTCGAGATGGCTGTGGCCAAGGTTATGCAGAAGGACTCGGAGAAGAACATGTCCATCAAGAAGCTGTGGAAGTAGGCGTTGACCGGCCTGAAGCACTGCGAATGCGAACCTAATTTCATTGTCAATAAATACATATGTTAGTAACCTAAATCTTAACTTGTATTTGTGGAACGGCGAATTTACGCTTTGTACGAAGACCTTCCATTGTATTTACGAAATATTTAAGCagaatttaataatacaacTTAACTCTGGCAAAACCTCGTCAATTTGAAAAGTGAACTCCAACTCCTCCGCTTGCAGGGATGGGTTCTAtctctttcattttcaaatcaagCTACTCCCATACTTGTACATTTGGGGTAAAGAAACGTGCCTATAGCCTGCAAAACAAACGTTCAAAAGCTTGCACATCGCGATGTGCGTTTTTGGGTTTTCAAGGAATAACTAAAAGCCTAATATGTTGAAAAGAAAGAACAGAAACCAAGTTTACAGAGGATTTATCggtgatttttatttgctcaCAAGACTTTTCAGTGTTTCGAAGCAAGGAGCATCTAACAACTTAAGATTTAATGGCGTTCAGCATTAGGAAGCGGATCCGCCGAGACGCTCCCGCTCCGTCTGGAGCACCTGGCAGATCTGTTCGTCGTCGGCCACGTCGTAGCAGGTCTGTCCATCCGAGTCGCAGAGCTCCAGATCGGCGCGCATCTCCAGCAGGCAGCGCAGCGCCTCCAAGTGGCCACAGCTGGCGGCGTAGTGCAGCGGCGTCTGTTGGTCCGCGTCCCGCTGGTCCACACTGGCCCCGCTGCGCACCAGAAACTGAATGATCTCGACGGCATTGCGATCGGTGGCCCAATGGATGAGGGCCATGCCGTGCTCGTCCAGCTTCCCCAGATCCCCGGGCGCCAGCAGTTCCCTCAGCCTGTCCAGATTGTTCTCCTTGACGTGGTCGAAGAGGGTCTTCTCGCTGTCCGAGCGCTGATCCTCCAGCGGGGCGGACTCGATGGAATGCACCACCCAGCCGGGATTTCGCCGCGAGCGCCAGTTGGGCTGCAGCTCGTCGAGCTTATGGACGTAGGCCTGCCTGGCGGCGATGGGGGACATCTTGCCAAGGTTCCGCCAGGCCTGCCACTTGCTCCTGGCCCTCAGCTGGAGCAGCCCGGGACTGGGCTCCTCGCAGGGACCCTCGATGGCCTGCTTGTAGTAGCCGTAAAAGAGCAGTAAATCCGCGGAGCCGATGTGGGCCGTCTGCCGGGCCACATGCTCGGCGGCCAGGTGGAAGAGCTCTTCCTCGGGATCCATTTCGCTGTCCGACATGTCCAGTAggataaaactaaaaacttaCGAACTAAATGACAAACTGGTGCGACTGGGCGATCTAAGACTTCTGTATGTTGAGGTAGTTGCCCTCCAGTATGTGCTTCTGCTCGTTCTCGATCTTCTCCAGCGCAGCCAGGCTGTTGAAGCTAACGAAGCCGTAGCCCTTGGAGCAGCCGGTGCGCTTGTCGAAGATCACGTTGGCGGACACCACGCGTCCGAACTCGCGGAAGTAGCCGCGCAGCTCCTGGTGGCCCACTGTCCACGGCAGATTGCCCACGAAGATGCGGTGCACAGATTTTCCCACTTTTGCTACAGCTGCGGCGGTGGCCATGGATTCGGTTTTCCCTGAGTACGAGGGTTCTGTCAGTTACAAATGGTATGGCTACGTGTGGTTGGATGTGATGGGACAGGTGATGATTCCGGACTCTTACCAGTTGCGTTGCGTAAGAACGTAGGGGACGGAACGTAGTGCCAGCAACGTAAGAGCTTCGTAGGGTCGGTGAAAGAGGAGATAAGGCCAACTTATCGATACATCGATATTTTAGAGTGAAAATAACTATTGTAGACGGCTGGTCACACTCTGATTTCAAATTCGCCTCCAATGGAACTTTGGTTCTGAAATTCTATATTAaccatttattaaattaaactataCATTCTAGCACCGAAATTCGTTTACCTATGATTTTAAGAGTTAGCAATGTGATTGAGCAAGCCCATTACCTAACCAATCCCCTATACAGGGTATCAAAAATCAGTGTTGCCCACCAGCAGGTTCCTTCACTCAAGTTTCGTTAGGGCGCCAAATTCAAAGTATAGAAAAAAGAAGACACAATCTCTagattttgttgtatttttgtaattCTTTTTCTGCTCTTGTGTTCCCTTTCTCATTTATTTCACTTACGTTTCCTTTTAACAAATTGTCTACAAACTACTTAAAATTAACAACATCGCATACACGTATTATTCTCGTTTCCTcgcaataaataaacaaatagtgATTGTTGTAGATTTACAATACGATAAAAGAACAATTGGATAGGGGTGGGGCAGAAGGTAGGGTAGGGCGTGTGCAAGCTTCTGTTGGTTAGTCTAGATTTAGAGTGTGGTATTACGCTTTGGAGATAACATTAACTATGGAAGCAGATTTCACTCGTGACGCTCTCTTTCCTTTCCGCCTTCAGCCCATTTGCTGCTCTCCTGAATCCTGGATATCCTGTGATGCCTCGCATGATGTGCCTCGGTTTCCCAATTCTCAGACTAACTCGGTTCTCGTATAATTAGTGATTTGGCTCTCCGAACTCCCTACATACATCTGTCCCAGTCTGCGGCTCGTCATTAGTCCGATCCGATCAGAATAATGCGATTTTAGTGCTCATTGCCTTGGCTCGccttacaaaatataacttttgCCTTACTCGCTTGCTTGTTGCTCTTGTTGTCGTTTACTTTAATAGTAGTTCATAGTTGTTGGTTGTTGCTTAGGTGTAgattcatatatatatgtataaatatatataactccCTCGAAAGACAAAAATCCTATCCTTAGAAAAGAGTTGTTTGGTTTGCAAGCAATGAAACTCGAAAGTTCTCCGTCCGTTTAGTTTTGTACAGGAAACGAGGGCAGAACAAATATAATTCTGTACAGAATCGGTTACATTTAATAATTATCCATAATAATGATGTCCAGGAAAGTTTCGTAGTCAACTAACTTGTATAATTATAAGTATTTTGCTTCGCCTTGTCATCTTCATAGAAAACAATTTCAGTTTATAATAACTAATTGTAATCATGGGCATAGAAATTACAAGTTACAAGACTCTGTTGTAAGTGGCCttagatttaatttataataatatgatatataaCTTGACAAATTTGTTCTTACTGTTGTTTACTTCACTGTCTCTcgtatctatatatatatactgtGTTCAAGAGTTTCCATTTGATATTAATCAAAATATACACGCACAAAGAACaaacgaaaattttcaaagaatacaaaaatacaaaaaaaatgtaataatcgtaaaagtaaaaatagcTGGTCTACACATACCGACAAATATGCATGTATAATTAGGTTGTTACAAAACAGTTAATCATAATACACAAAAAGAAACAATCGTCGGTTTGCAGACCTCCAAATCTCTCCTCCACTTTCTCTATTATCTCTGTGTGTAACTCCTCCACTCCTCTTTTCCACTCCTCGCTCCTCTGACTTGAATGGTAaacgtaataataataatgaaaaaattcGTTAATGTGTCACAGCACCACCATGTTTGTTGTTAATTTCAGAAGGcatcctcctccgcctcctccccGCTCCGCTGGCCTACgaggctcctcctcctcctcctcctccttctaAACAGATAAACTACACTAGCGACAGGCGGCCCACCTGCTACCAGAGGCGGTGCAGGTGCAGGTTCCGCGACAGCACCGATCTCACGTCGTTCGTGAACCTCAGCGCATCCAGCATGGGCAGCAGCGACAGCAGCGCCGTGTCCATCGGGTCCGAGAACCAACTCTTGATGGGTATGGCATTGTTGGGGAAGCAGCGGTAGGCCCCGGGCGAGTTGTCAATGATGAATATCTGCAAGGAATTCGAAACCATTAGCGAAGGAATGGGCCAATCGAATGTGTAGTTGGATTGGCTAATAGGAAACCTTCTATATGATAGAGAAATAAAAACCCACCGGAAGCACGGAAAAGGGTTttatgacaaaaaaaaataaccaacAACTTTTGAGAACCATTTCTTATTGCACTCTAAGTAAGATATTGAAAGGAAAAGGGGATCAGAACCACCTGGTAGCTGCTTAGTGCATTTCTAACTTACAAGTGTACTTTAGAAGGTATTTTTAAGCCCCCCGAATACTAAATACTCGAATAGGCACGTCTGCTATTGAGTTTAAATAAGTTATTTGTGAAAGGAACAGAACAATCCTAGTGGCTGTTACCATCTAGTTTATAAGTGCACCTTAATACTAATACCTTAATAATACtatactaatattttattacattttctgTCAAGTCCTAACTGCAGATTTAGGCCTCTCTAGGCTCCCCAACCTTACCCTATTTAAATCACTGCAGATGGCCGACAGGTCTTTGGTATAGGATCCGTAGTCGGGCGTGCAGTGCTGTCTGTAGTAGCGCCTCCGGAGAATGTTCCGGCCGTTGTCCAGCTTGTCCGCCACCGCCGCTCCGTAGATCTCCATGCTGGCCGTGAAGACCACCAGGTCGTACCACTGCGAGACCTGCGTCAAAATCGAGAAGTACATGAGTCCCGGATCACACGGACTGCCTTCGAGAACTCACCACATCCAGGAAGTAGTCCACATGCGGTCGCTTGTGCACGAAGAAGCGCACTGGATTCCGATCGATGGTCACTTTCACGGTGAAGTCGTGCGGCGTGCCCGGCTTCACCGTGTTCCGGGGCATCGCATTGTGGTGGGAGTGGATGAGCGTCTCGTCCAGGTCCAGGACGAGGGTCTTTCGCTGCACCAGGCTCAGGCGGTGGCGCGAAACGGGCGACAGCGGGAAGAGTTCATATTTAACCGGTTGATACTGGATAAACTGAGAAAGTTAATGCACAATCAACGGAGCAGTACTTGAAAGGCATTCAGCATGGGGCTTATGCAATGGGCTCACTAGGTCTCTACTCTCCCGGGGCTAAGGTGCGAGGAGGTGTTGCAGGTGCGGGAGATCTCAACGGAGATACAACTGCATCGAACTACATCTACTAATCTTGCATGGTGTCCTACATCATTCGATTGGAGCAACGTATGCTTGTGTCATTGGGTACTTTTCAGCTGTGAGGTTATGCTGCTGGGTCAGATCTACATGGGTGTGCATGAAACGAAAACCAGGGGGAGGTCGAAGGTCGCTGCTTCTGCCGCGTCACTATTTCGGGCCAAAAATGCCGGCACCGGGGAGGGCTCAAAGGCGGTGCGCCGATAAGGCGGATGGGTGAGCAGCAGGGGAGTGCACTTGTGGGGGAACGGGTTGGCGTAGAACAAGCCCATTAAACGTGTGCCGGAAAGCATTGATAAGGCTAACTTCCAGACAGGCATCTCTGGCTAAGGCCAAGGGCTACACGGAGCCGTAAGATCATCAAAGATTTTCCGTTTAAGAACGAAGAAACAAAGGAAACCCTCCGTATTTAGAGGAAATCAATCACATTTACTGCTAGGGCCATCTTTAGGTGATGAAATAAACGCTTTTCTGATAAGATAATGCAAACCAGATTACTTTAGGAGCCGAAACCACCTGCATTAAATCGTTataatttttctgtttttttttctttttcaatggCACTGTTTAACGTGTTCGTTCGACTCTATACGGCAAGTGCACTTAGCGGGGGCGGACTGTGGCTAGAAGTCTTATCACTGCGGCGGcggcttttattattattattctggGCAGTAGTACTTGGACGCCGATTGCGGGAGCGGGTTAAGAACTATTTCAGTGTTTCAGTGTCTCAGGGCTTCGGGcgggtaaaaataaaaactattttgggCTTTGATAGGCGTGGGCAGGGCTATTCAGCCCCTTCCTTCGGCTCGTTCCCGTACTTACAGCTCGCACTTGGCGATTGAACATGAAGCAGATACATGTCCAGACTTTTGATAGCAGCAACAAAAGCGCATGGAATTTCATTTGCAGCAGCGAAATCATTTGAAACAAGTGGACTCTGGTGTTTTCCTCGTTTTGGTACTCGTTCACGGGCAGGGGGTTGGGGCCGATTAATTCGATAAATCGACCACGATCCGATTTCCGCGATTGAGCGCGGTGCGAGTGGGATGGCGCGATTTGCAACCGGCTAAGGATCTCTTCCTCTTGCTGGGCTCTGCTTTTGCTGTTACTTCGCAGcctattgttgttgtttttgataaCGCGCCGAGAGCACACACACCCGCACGCGGGCGCGcttcgcacacacacacgcacaccctcCCCTCGAACAAAATCGATAACAAGGCTTCTGGTTTCTTTCGGCGGTGAAAAGAAAGAGTTCCCCCTCTTTCTGCACTTTTCGCGGTCTTTTCGGGCTCCCCTAATTATTTGCCGACTAGTTCTGCTCCCCTGTCTGCGCGGATATTCGGCTTGCACTTATTTGTTGGCCTGTTTGGCTGGCGTCTGCTCTTCTTCTTCGCTTCTGTTGGCTCGCtcgcgcgtgtgtgtgcgttgttttttatttgattttacttTTCGGCGGAAAGagcaacacacacacagagtaATCGGAGGCGGATTTGGGAATAGGTTTTGTTTTCGACGAGCCGAGCTGAGCTAAACGAATCAACGACGGAGCCAGTTGCACTTAAATTGCCGTCGACAGAGCGGTGCGTTCGCCTAGGAAGTGCGTCGTGCTCGTGGACTGCTCACAACTCTTCGGCGCTGCCTTTATTACATAAATATAGTTTGTCCGCGTTTCGgttttgtttaacaaattcCACACTCATGCACTAGAGGTGGATCGATGTTTGGCAGGCCAGTCGATGTTTCCATCTCTATTCGCGCGATTTTCTTACAGCACTGTTGAGTGGGACCGCTTGCAAGGTAAGCTGATATATTTCGGTATATACCAACACCTATTTTGGGTCACCTCCAAGTGGACGGGTTTGGCAATAGAACTCAAATCTTAGAACACGCTACttagaataaaattttaacaaataaataaattaaatattggcGTCTGCCACATCTTAGGAACTCACGATATGTATGTTGTTTTATGGTTTGTGCCAACTAAGCCTGAGCTGAGATTACTTAAAGTTTGGCCGATCTTCCAACATCCAAGTCTGCGAAACTTAAAGTAAAACAGAGATCAGTGATCAAATTGAACAAGTGGAGAACCAAATCAGAATCAAATAAAAGTCATGGGTGCCCAAATCGCAAATTAAGCTGAACTGCTAAGTAGTAAAGACAACGAGCtggttaatttattttttaatgtagcttggtaaaattaaaataactttgtaACTATAAATGTCGATAGCCGGACACCACTAAGGACACCACAAATCGTTCGATTTAAAAAAACCCGCGAACTAGTTCCGCCACCACATCGTCGCTTAAGTAGTCGCGCGACGGTCACACCACTCCTCACGCACACACTCCCGCACCCCTCGCGCTCACACtcgacacacacacagacgcaGTGGCTCGAAACGAAAACAATTATTTGAAGATAAAGTTAAAAGCGATTTAGAGCGCATTGAAACCATGTCAGCGGCTGGCAGATCGGAGGACGATCCCGGCCAGAGTCCGGCGGTGGATCAGGAGCCGGATCCGGGCCAATCGACGCCAGCGGTGGCCGAAATCGCCGCCTCCAGTGTGAGTGttctctctttttttcttCCGTTTTTGCTGACGACGACGGAAGACACGTCAACTTCTGGAGCTCCGTTGTTTACCCAGCCCACTTGAACCATTTCACATCCAACCATGTAGATTCGATCCGGCCTGGCCGAGCTGGAGCTGCGCTCCTCGCAGGTGCTGCAGCGCTTGGAGAACGTCAAGGTGTCGTCCACGCCAGAGAAACCCAGACCGAATCCCAATCCCCAAGAGCATCGCGAgcacgacgacgacgaggatgaggaggaggagcagggggAACAGGAACGGGAGCGGCGGCTTACCAGGTTCGAGGATCTACTGCCGGCCGAGCACCGAGTGCCCTCCGACATCCTCAAGTCCCTGGAGCAATTGGTCTCCTACACGGACAGCGATGACGATCCCGAGTTTCCGCTGCCCGCCCTAGATGACGTCTCCCATTTGGCCCTCATCTCGCACAGCATCGTTGCCTATCTGTCGCACTTGGACCGCCAGCAGCTGCTCCGGGTGACCAATAGCATTTCCGGAGACGCCACCCGATGGTTGGGCACGTTGTTCCACTTTGCCCATCCGGCGAGCAGCTTCCACGCGGACAACGCGGACGCAGTGCTGCGCACGGTGCGACTTGCCATTGTGGCCAGGTGTCCGGGTTACTTGGAGGGCGGCATACCGGCTCTGGCCCAGCCCACGTTCTATATATCGGAGAACACGACGCCGGTGAGGCTGCAGTACGCCTGTCGGCAGCTGGGCATACCGCTGGAGGCGATCAAGATCATACCGGAGCACAGTCAGTACGGGACGATGGATGTGGCGCTGCTGCAGAAGCAAATCCAGCTGGATGTGGGCAACAACAGGACGCCGCTGCTGGTGGTCGCCGACATTGGGGCCTCGCTGTGCGGCTATGTGGACAACCTGCTCCGGCTGCGGGACGTGTGCAAGGCGCACAACATGTGGCTGCACGCCAGTGGCCACGGCCTGGCCGCCCTGGTCTGCGCCCAGAGCCAGGGCCATGTGGAGGAGGTGCTGCACTCGATGGCCCTGAACTTGGGCAGCTGGTTGGGCGTGCCCAGTCTGCCCATCGTCCTGCTGCACCGTCCGCTGCAAAACAGCGCGCTGAGTGCCTTCGAGTCCGATCCCATCCTGTCGCGTCGCCTCAACGCCCTGTCCCTGTGGACCAGTCTGCAGGCCCTGGGCCGCAAGTCGATTGCAGAGCGCCTGCACGTCGCCTTCCAGACGTGCAGTATCCTCTTCGAGATCGCCTCCAAGTGCGAGGGTATCCGTGTGCTGAGCCACACGCCTGGAGCGCAGACCGGCGCCTGTTTGTCGGACATCATTCAGAGTCCCTTCGATGTCCAGGCGCTCTTCGATGCCGCCGCCCCTGTGGTCGCCTACCAGTTCGATGGCAGTACCACCATTCCACTGGGGGGCAGCGGCTcgtccgccgccgccgcctctgcTGCTGAGCGAGAAACGGCCGAGGGTCTCCGGCCGCTGGAAAAGATCAACAATGCTTCCTACTTCGACCGCCTCAACTCCTGGCTGGGTCAGATACTGCAGCGCGACTGTCCCAATGTAAGCAGTAGACCAAATTGATTATGCATACATGTACTATGTATCCAAATCGCCCATATACTTTCAGTTTGACTTCGAGGTGATAGAGCATCCG containing:
- the LOC108027611 gene encoding 26S proteasome regulatory subunit 8, with protein sequence MTVTNRMEIESAYQKGEGFRSYYIQKIEELQLIVAEKHQNLRRLQAQRNELNAKVRMLREELQLLQEQGSYVGEVVKPMDKKKVLVKVHPEGKFVVDLDKNIDINDVTPNCRVALRNESYTLHKILPNKVDPLVSLMMVEKVPDSTYEMVGGLDKQIKEIKEVIELPVKHPELFDALGIAQPKGVLLYGPPGTGKTLLARAVAHHTECTFIRVSGSELVQKFIGEGSRMVRELFVMAREHAPSIIFMDEIDSIGSSRIESGSGGDSEVQRTMLELLNQLDGFEATKNIKVIMATNRIDILDPALLRPGRIDRKIEFPPPNEEARLDILKIHSRKMNLTRGINLRKIAELMPGASGAEVKGVCTEAGMYALRERRVHVTQEDFEMAVAKVMQKDSEKNMSIKKLWK
- the LOC108027618 gene encoding acyl-CoA-binding domain-containing protein 6, yielding MSDSEMDPEEELFHLAAEHVARQTAHIGSADLLLFYGYYKQAIEGPCEEPSPGLLQLRARSKWQAWRNLGKMSPIAARQAYVHKLDELQPNWRSRRNPGWVVHSIESAPLEDQRSDSEKTLFDHVKENNLDRLRELLAPGDLGKLDEHGMALIHWATDRNAVEIIQFLVRSGASVDQRDADQQTPLHYAASCGHLEALRCLLEMRADLELCDSDGQTCYDVADDEQICQVLQTERERLGGSAS
- the LOC108027619 gene encoding SRA stem-loop-interacting RNA-binding protein, mitochondrial; the protein is MATAAAVAKVGKSVHRIFVGNLPWTVGHQELRGYFREFGRVVSANVIFDKRTGCSKGYGFVSFNSLAALEKIENEQKHILEGNYLNIQKS
- the LOC108027545 gene encoding CTD nuclear envelope phosphatase 1 homolog isoform X2, with amino-acid sequence MISLLQMKFHALLLLLSKVWTCICFMFNRQVRAYQPVKYELFPLSPVSRHRLSLVQRKTLVLDLDETLIHSHHNAMPRNTVKPGTPHDFTVKVTIDRNPVRFFVHKRPHVDYFLDVVSQWYDLVVFTASMEIYGAAVADKLDNGRNILRRRYYRQHCTPDYGSYTKDLSAICSDLNRIFIIDNSPGAYRCFPNNAIPIKSWFSDPMDTALLSLLPMLDALRFTNDVRSVLSRNLHLHRLW
- the LOC108027545 gene encoding CTD nuclear envelope phosphatase 1 homolog isoform X1, coding for MISLLQMKFHALLLLLSKVWTCICFMFNRQVRAFIQYQPVKYELFPLSPVSRHRLSLVQRKTLVLDLDETLIHSHHNAMPRNTVKPGTPHDFTVKVTIDRNPVRFFVHKRPHVDYFLDVVSQWYDLVVFTASMEIYGAAVADKLDNGRNILRRRYYRQHCTPDYGSYTKDLSAICSDLNRIFIIDNSPGAYRCFPNNAIPIKSWFSDPMDTALLSLLPMLDALRFTNDVRSVLSRNLHLHRLW